The Moraxella osloensis genome contains a region encoding:
- the guaA gene encoding glutamine-hydrolyzing GMP synthase yields MSTSNNSIKQDRILVLDYGSQYSQLIARRVREAGVFCEMYPYDIDAQRIHDFGAKGVILSGGPESVYAENSPKINDAVFDINVPVLGICYGMQAMADRFGGKIEASSHQEFGAATIEKTAQDSFFKGIEDEPNKLHVWMSHGDKVVELPAGFEVTAITPSCPIAAMANESKHYYGVQFHPEVTHTLQGEALISRFVHQICGCANAWTPDNIVEMRVAQLKQQIGDEQVLLGLSGGVDSSVVAALLHKAIGEQLTCVFVDNGLLRLHEGDQVMQIFAENMGVKVIRVDAEERFLTALAGVSDPEAKRKIIGKTFIDVFADTARELSGEGKGIQFLAQGTIYPDVIESAKSHQGKAHVIKSHHNVGGLPDDLQFKLIEPLRDLFKDEVRKLGVTLGLPEKMIYRHPFPGPGLGVRILGEVKKEYADILRQADAIFMQELEKSGWYEKTAQAFAVFQPVKSVGVVGDGRRYAWVIALRAVETIDFMTARFAHLPYDLIETVSNRIMNEIKEVSRVTYDISSKPPATIEWE; encoded by the coding sequence TCCAACAACTCAATCAAACAAGACCGTATCTTGGTATTGGATTATGGTTCACAGTACAGTCAACTGATTGCGCGCCGCGTGCGTGAAGCAGGGGTATTTTGTGAAATGTACCCATACGATATTGACGCACAGCGCATTCACGACTTTGGTGCAAAAGGGGTTATTTTATCGGGCGGTCCAGAGAGCGTGTATGCAGAAAATAGCCCAAAAATTAATGACGCCGTATTTGATATCAATGTGCCTGTACTAGGCATTTGCTATGGTATGCAGGCGATGGCAGATCGGTTTGGTGGCAAAATCGAAGCCAGTAGTCACCAAGAGTTTGGCGCTGCTACCATTGAAAAAACCGCTCAAGATAGCTTTTTTAAAGGCATTGAAGATGAGCCCAACAAATTACACGTTTGGATGAGTCATGGCGACAAAGTTGTTGAGTTACCTGCAGGCTTTGAAGTGACTGCGATAACCCCAAGCTGTCCAATTGCTGCAATGGCAAATGAAAGCAAGCATTATTACGGAGTGCAGTTTCATCCAGAAGTGACCCATACTTTGCAAGGTGAAGCATTGATTAGCCGATTTGTGCACCAAATCTGTGGCTGTGCCAATGCCTGGACACCGGACAATATCGTTGAGATGCGTGTCGCGCAGTTAAAACAACAAATTGGCGATGAGCAAGTGTTGCTGGGGCTTTCGGGCGGCGTAGATAGCTCGGTGGTAGCCGCACTGCTTCACAAAGCGATTGGCGAGCAGCTAACCTGTGTGTTTGTTGATAATGGTTTGTTACGGCTCCATGAAGGCGACCAAGTGATGCAAATCTTTGCTGAAAACATGGGCGTTAAAGTCATTCGCGTGGATGCTGAAGAACGTTTTTTGACCGCATTGGCTGGCGTTAGCGATCCAGAAGCCAAACGTAAAATCATTGGCAAAACCTTCATCGATGTGTTTGCGGATACCGCACGTGAACTGTCGGGTGAGGGCAAAGGCATTCAATTCTTGGCACAAGGTACCATTTACCCCGATGTCATTGAATCGGCAAAAAGTCACCAAGGCAAAGCGCATGTAATCAAATCTCACCACAATGTCGGTGGCTTGCCAGACGATTTGCAGTTCAAACTCATTGAACCCTTACGTGATTTGTTTAAAGATGAAGTGCGTAAGCTCGGCGTGACATTAGGGCTACCTGAAAAAATGATTTATCGTCATCCTTTCCCAGGTCCAGGGCTAGGCGTGCGTATCTTGGGTGAAGTGAAAAAAGAATATGCCGATATTTTGCGGCAAGCCGATGCCATCTTTATGCAAGAGTTGGAAAAATCTGGGTGGTATGAGAAAACCGCACAAGCGTTTGCGGTATTTCAACCGGTAAAATCAGTGGGCGTGGTCGGTGATGGTCGCCGCTATGCGTGGGTGATTGCATTACGGGCGGTTGAAACCATCGATTTTATGACAGCACGTTTTGCCCATTTACCGTATGATTTGATTGAAACCGTGTCTAATCGCATCATGAATGAAATCAAAGAAGTATCACGTGTGACCTACGATATCTCAAGTAAGCCACCAGCGACCATTGAATGGGAATAA
- a CDS encoding YajQ family cyclic di-GMP-binding protein, which translates to MPSFDVVSELQLFEVKHAVQNTEKEIATRFDFKGSDIKVELNEKDKKITITADNELQMENVYAMLEKNMIKRGVDLQSLDPQDNQGSGKQMKKVVNLKDGLDGDTAKKISKALKESDLKVSAAIQGDKVRVNDKKKDTLQQAMAFLKEKQFGVPLQFNNFKD; encoded by the coding sequence ATGCCATCATTTGACGTGGTTTCAGAATTACAGTTATTTGAAGTTAAACATGCCGTACAAAATACCGAAAAAGAGATTGCCACCCGGTTTGATTTTAAGGGTAGTGATATTAAAGTCGAACTCAATGAGAAAGACAAAAAAATCACCATCACCGCAGACAATGAGTTGCAGATGGAAAACGTGTATGCCATGCTTGAGAAAAACATGATAAAACGTGGGGTAGATTTGCAGTCGCTTGACCCACAGGATAATCAAGGCTCGGGCAAACAAATGAAAAAGGTGGTCAATCTTAAAGATGGACTTGATGGCGATACTGCCAAAAAAATCAGTAAGGCATTAAAAGAGTCGGATTTGAAAGTATCGGCAGCGATTCAAGGCGATAAAGTACGAGTCAATGATAAGAAAAAAGACACGCTACAGCAAGCGATGGCGTTTTTGAAAGAAAAACAATTTGGTGTGCCACTGCAATTTAATAATTTTAAAGACTAA
- the gshA gene encoding glutamate--cysteine ligase, which produces MTQAPQTCTSLQLPTWLTAENIHGMLRGIEKEGLRMSSEGYIATTPHPAKLGSKLTHPFITTDYAESLLELITEPKPTVKEALDMLRDLHIVVQNALTDDELFWPMSMPCMISGDEDILLADYGTSNLGRLKTLYRHGLGIRYGRRMQTIAGLHYNLSFGDNLFTAWQQQIGDTQSLTEFKNEKYLGLIRNFKRLSGMVLYLVGASPAVCACFLKGREHPLKPMNASTYYLPNATSLRMGKLGYQNSVQDDLDICYNSLDEYVAGLRNAIHTPHPNFTALGLDDDNGYPIQINDHILQIENEYYSPIRPKQITQPGESPSDALAKRGIAYVELRAIDLDPYSEIGISLNTACFMEILALYCLLLDSPDLLPDEDALLAQNQEKIVNQGREPNLMIDTLVGQVAFKDWLVQHLLGMRKLSELMDVTYGSNDYRNAWQAMMAKAQNPDNTLSAQVLADTERFDSSWQFGKSLAQMHANRLRHQGLVPEQMTYFEQLAKDSVREQADIEQNDTQDFYTYVGQFR; this is translated from the coding sequence ATGACCCAAGCGCCTCAAACTTGTACTTCTTTGCAGCTACCTACTTGGCTGACCGCTGAAAACATTCATGGCATGCTACGGGGTATCGAAAAAGAAGGCTTACGTATGAGCTCTGAGGGATATATCGCCACTACCCCACACCCGGCAAAGCTTGGCTCAAAACTCACTCACCCTTTTATCACTACTGACTACGCCGAAAGCTTGTTAGAGCTAATTACTGAGCCAAAACCCACGGTGAAAGAAGCGCTTGATATGCTGCGTGATTTGCATATTGTGGTACAAAATGCTTTGACCGATGACGAGCTGTTTTGGCCGATGTCGATGCCTTGTATGATTTCGGGCGATGAAGATATTTTGCTGGCCGACTATGGCACCTCAAACTTAGGTAGATTAAAAACCCTATATCGTCATGGTCTAGGCATTCGCTATGGTCGCCGTATGCAGACCATTGCTGGACTGCATTATAATTTATCATTTGGTGATAATTTATTCACCGCTTGGCAACAGCAGATAGGTGATACCCAGTCATTAACTGAATTTAAAAATGAAAAATACTTGGGTCTGATTCGTAACTTTAAGCGTCTAAGTGGTATGGTGCTGTACTTGGTGGGTGCAAGTCCTGCCGTGTGCGCGTGTTTTTTAAAGGGTCGCGAGCATCCGCTAAAGCCAATGAACGCATCAACTTACTATTTACCCAATGCTACCTCTCTGCGTATGGGCAAACTGGGTTATCAAAATAGTGTACAAGATGATTTAGATATCTGCTACAATAGTCTCGATGAATATGTCGCAGGTTTGCGTAATGCCATCCACACGCCGCATCCTAATTTTACCGCGTTGGGACTCGATGATGACAATGGCTATCCCATTCAAATCAATGACCATATTTTGCAGATTGAAAACGAGTACTATAGCCCGATTCGACCCAAACAAATTACCCAACCTGGTGAAAGCCCCAGTGATGCGTTAGCTAAGCGCGGTATCGCTTATGTGGAACTCCGAGCGATTGACTTAGATCCGTACAGCGAAATCGGTATCAGCTTAAATACCGCCTGTTTTATGGAAATTTTGGCATTGTACTGCCTATTGCTGGACAGTCCTGACTTATTGCCCGATGAAGATGCCCTACTTGCTCAAAACCAAGAAAAAATTGTCAATCAAGGGCGCGAGCCAAATTTAATGATTGATACACTAGTAGGGCAAGTCGCATTTAAAGACTGGCTAGTACAGCATTTGCTCGGTATGCGTAAGCTATCAGAACTCATGGATGTCACCTATGGTAGCAATGATTACCGCAACGCGTGGCAAGCGATGATGGCAAAAGCGCAAAATCCAGACAACACCTTATCAGCGCAAGTGCTAGCCGATACCGAACGCTTTGATAGTAGCTGGCAGTTTGGTAAGTCACTGGCGCAAATGCATGCCAATCGTTTAAGACATCAAGGATTGGTCCCTGAGCAAATGACTTACTTCGAGCAGCTTGCCAAAGACTCTGTGCGTGAGCAAGCCGATATCGAGCAGAATGACACACAAGATTTTTATACGTATGTGGGTCAATTTCGCTAG
- the hisB gene encoding imidazoleglycerol-phosphate dehydratase HisB produces MTTRPSRIATVTRNTAETQITVSINLDGTGQGSIDTGVPFLDHMLDQIKRHGLIDMDITCNGDTHIDDHHSVEDVGITLGQAFKQAIGDKKGIVRYGHFYAPLDESLSRAVVDISGRPGLHMDIPFTRAMIGGFDVDLFSEFFYGFVNHAMITIHLDNLKGKNSHHQIESIFKAFARALRMAVEYDERALDRLPSTKESL; encoded by the coding sequence ATGACCACTCGCCCATCGCGTATCGCCACTGTCACACGAAATACCGCCGAAACCCAAATCACCGTGTCTATCAACCTTGACGGCACTGGTCAAGGCAGTATTGACACGGGCGTGCCATTTCTTGACCATATGCTTGACCAAATCAAACGACATGGCTTAATTGACATGGATATCACCTGTAACGGCGACACCCACATTGACGACCATCATAGCGTCGAAGATGTCGGTATCACGCTAGGTCAAGCCTTCAAACAAGCGATTGGCGATAAAAAAGGCATCGTGCGTTATGGGCATTTTTATGCGCCACTCGATGAAAGCCTTAGCCGTGCGGTAGTGGATATTTCAGGTCGTCCTGGACTGCACATGGATATCCCGTTTACCCGTGCGATGATTGGTGGGTTTGATGTGGATTTGTTCAGTGAATTTTTCTATGGCTTTGTCAATCATGCCATGATAACTATCCATTTGGATAACTTAAAAGGCAAAAACAGCCATCACCAAATTGAAAGTATCTTTAAAGCCTTTGCTCGTGCGCTGCGCATGGCGGTGGAATACGATGAAAGGGCGTTAGATAGATTGCCAAGCACCAAAGAAAGCCTTTGA
- the def gene encoding peptide deformylase — MTLRTILNYPDPRLRTLAKPVTHFDDELKTLIDDMFETMYAAKGIGLAATQVDEHIQLVVMDLSEDGSQPRVFINPVITPLADELYSYEEGCLSVPEYYDKVDRPKHVRIEALDAQGNPFVEEAQGLLAVCIQHEIDHLNGKVFVDYLSKLKQDRARDKVRKVIKQREKDAEHKRL; from the coding sequence ATGACTTTACGTACCATTTTAAATTACCCAGACCCAAGGCTTCGTACCCTTGCCAAGCCTGTCACCCACTTTGATGATGAGCTAAAAACCTTGATTGATGATATGTTTGAAACCATGTATGCCGCCAAAGGTATTGGCCTTGCGGCGACACAAGTGGATGAGCACATTCAATTGGTGGTGATGGACTTATCTGAAGATGGCAGCCAGCCTCGGGTGTTTATCAACCCTGTTATCACCCCATTAGCCGATGAGTTATATAGCTACGAAGAAGGGTGTTTGTCTGTGCCAGAATATTATGACAAAGTCGATAGACCCAAACATGTCAGAATTGAGGCACTCGACGCGCAGGGCAACCCGTTTGTTGAAGAAGCACAAGGCCTACTTGCCGTATGTATCCAACATGAAATTGACCACTTAAATGGTAAAGTTTTTGTGGATTATTTATCCAAGCTCAAACAAGACCGTGCGCGTGATAAAGTGCGTAAAGTTATCAAACAACGTGAAAAAGATGCTGAACATAAAAGACTGTGA
- a CDS encoding disulfide bond formation protein B: MRDASLTHSLLSYRGLAGLLTLASIIGMSFAYFYLQGVVKLDPCPLCIFQRMGLIVMGIFAFIAFLLNPKQAWAKILLMFGALLGILWSIAVAIRHVWIQHLPPDQVPSCGPGLDYWMDTLPIAQVLKEVFKGSGECAVIDWTFLGFSIPELSLGFFSILLVMIILAIRQSNAR; this comes from the coding sequence ATGCGTGATGCTTCATTGACCCACAGCTTGTTAAGTTATCGGGGACTGGCAGGACTATTGACGTTAGCCAGCATTATTGGCATGAGTTTCGCCTATTTTTATTTGCAAGGGGTGGTAAAATTAGACCCGTGTCCGCTGTGCATCTTTCAGCGAATGGGTTTGATTGTGATGGGGATTTTTGCGTTTATCGCCTTTTTGCTCAATCCAAAACAAGCTTGGGCAAAGATTTTGTTGATGTTTGGCGCACTGCTTGGCATTTTGTGGTCAATTGCTGTGGCGATTCGCCATGTCTGGATTCAACACCTGCCACCTGACCAAGTCCCCTCATGTGGTCCTGGATTAGACTATTGGATGGATACGTTGCCGATTGCCCAAGTGTTAAAAGAAGTATTTAAAGGTTCTGGCGAGTGCGCGGTGATTGATTGGACGTTTTTAGGCTTTAGTATTCCAGAATTATCATTGGGATTTTTTAGCATTTTATTGGTAATGATTATTTTGGCGATACGTCAAAGCAATGCTCGATAA
- a CDS encoding LysM peptidoglycan-binding domain-containing protein has translation MTNYNTTTMKKLSFALLATLGMTVTSVAAANNPPPRIKADAPNRYVVKKGDTLWDISGKFLESPWRWKEIWATNKHIRNPHLIYPKDVIILCVIKGQKLVGVDTGEGCAGIEKAMNAPVTTTTVVSAAGSIAAIPLTAIETWLERNIIVSPDDFKTTPYVLASKDKNIITGVGNKIYAKGVPLIVGQRYGVYREGEPYVDPVTRKVIGLEVTQVAAGIVTSVASNGVSSIELKKSYGQEVREGDRVFVEVGQYLPPAFYPKPASVTRGGRVIRILNSISSAGRDGVIAINLGTSQGAEPGDVLTVYQKGALVLDGYSPVKGGAVRLPSEQIGHVMVFKAFNDISYAYVLDAESPIHEQDFLLPAVGN, from the coding sequence ATGACAAACTATAACACCACGACAATGAAAAAATTATCCTTCGCTTTGTTGGCAACCTTAGGTATGACAGTGACTTCAGTGGCTGCTGCTAACAACCCGCCGCCTCGTATCAAAGCCGATGCTCCCAACCGTTACGTGGTAAAAAAAGGTGATACGCTTTGGGATATCTCCGGCAAATTCTTAGAAAGTCCGTGGCGCTGGAAAGAAATCTGGGCGACCAATAAGCATATTCGTAATCCGCATCTGATTTATCCAAAAGATGTGATTATCTTATGTGTGATTAAAGGGCAAAAATTGGTCGGTGTAGATACGGGTGAAGGCTGTGCAGGCATTGAAAAAGCCATGAACGCGCCAGTCACCACAACCACAGTGGTAAGTGCTGCAGGTAGTATCGCTGCGATTCCTTTGACTGCCATTGAAACATGGCTTGAGCGCAATATCATCGTATCGCCTGATGACTTTAAAACTACCCCCTATGTGCTTGCTTCAAAAGATAAAAATATTATTACAGGTGTCGGTAACAAAATTTATGCCAAAGGCGTGCCACTCATTGTGGGACAACGCTATGGCGTGTACCGTGAGGGCGAACCGTATGTTGACCCAGTGACCCGTAAAGTCATCGGTCTTGAAGTCACCCAAGTTGCCGCAGGTATCGTCACTAGCGTAGCATCAAACGGTGTTTCTAGTATCGAGCTTAAAAAATCGTATGGTCAAGAAGTGCGCGAAGGTGACCGTGTATTTGTCGAAGTCGGTCAGTACTTGCCACCCGCTTTTTATCCAAAACCTGCCAGCGTTACTCGTGGCGGTCGCGTGATTCGTATTTTAAATTCCATTAGTAGTGCGGGTCGAGATGGGGTGATTGCCATTAATTTGGGTACCAGCCAAGGCGCTGAGCCAGGCGATGTGTTGACGGTTTATCAAAAAGGCGCTTTAGTCTTGGATGGCTATTCACCCGTAAAAGGTGGGGCAGTACGCTTGCCAAGTGAGCAAATCGGTCATGTGATGGTATTTAAAGCATTTAACGATATAAGCTACGCTTATGTACTTGATGCAGAATCACCGATTCATGAGCAAGATTTTTTATTGCCTGCGGTCGGCAACTAA
- the erpA gene encoding iron-sulfur cluster insertion protein ErpA, with protein MVDGVTLTDNAAKKVRNLRDSEGNNDLMLRVYVTGGGCSGFSYGFNFEENLGDDDATFSNDDVALVVDSLSYQYLHGSTIDYVEGLEGSRFTVNNPNATTTCGCGSSFSI; from the coding sequence ATGGTTGATGGCGTGACTTTAACCGATAATGCTGCCAAAAAAGTGCGTAACCTACGTGATTCAGAAGGCAATAACGACTTGATGCTGCGAGTATATGTGACGGGTGGTGGCTGTTCGGGTTTTTCGTATGGTTTTAATTTTGAAGAAAACTTGGGCGATGATGATGCTACCTTTAGCAACGATGACGTAGCATTGGTCGTGGATAGTTTGAGCTACCAATATCTACATGGCTCAACCATTGATTATGTGGAAGGCCTGGAAGGCTCGCGTTTTACCGTCAACAATCCAAACGCCACCACAACTTGTGGTTGTGGTTCGTCATTTTCTATCTAG
- a CDS encoding glutathione peroxidase: MAFIDMTGKQVPSVTFHTQQQGKWVDVTTDELFKGKKVVLFALPGAFTPTCSSLHLPRYNELATEFAKLGVDDIVCVSVNDTFVMNAWAKDQDCSNVTMIPDGNGEFAEAMGRLIDDSAIGFGKRSWRYSMLVDDGKIVKIFDEPQDSGSDDPYEVSDADTMIKYIDPNWQDKPSVSIFTKPGCPHCAKAKETLTQKAFQFEEIVLGKDATITSVRAITGRETTPQVFIGGKHIGGNDDLQKYFADAK, from the coding sequence ATGGCGTTTATCGATATGACTGGCAAACAAGTGCCAAGCGTGACTTTTCATACCCAGCAGCAAGGCAAATGGGTGGATGTTACCACGGATGAATTATTCAAAGGAAAAAAAGTCGTATTGTTCGCCTTACCAGGGGCATTTACACCAACGTGTTCATCACTGCATTTACCCCGCTACAATGAATTGGCAACTGAATTTGCCAAACTAGGCGTTGATGACATCGTGTGTGTCTCGGTCAATGATACCTTTGTTATGAATGCTTGGGCAAAAGACCAAGACTGTAGCAATGTGACCATGATTCCAGATGGTAACGGTGAGTTTGCTGAAGCGATGGGACGCTTAATTGATGACTCAGCAATTGGGTTTGGCAAACGTTCGTGGCGTTATTCGATGCTGGTCGATGATGGTAAAATCGTCAAAATCTTTGATGAACCCCAAGACAGCGGTAGTGATGACCCGTATGAAGTATCAGATGCTGATACCATGATTAAATACATTGACCCAAACTGGCAAGATAAACCCTCTGTCTCAATTTTTACCAAGCCTGGTTGCCCACATTGTGCCAAAGCCAAAGAAACGTTAACCCAAAAAGCCTTCCAGTTTGAAGAAATTGTACTTGGTAAAGACGCTACTATTACCTCAGTGCGAGCCATTACTGGTCGTGAAACCACCCCACAGGTGTTTATCGGTGGCAAACACATCGGTGGTAATGATGACTTACAAAAATATTTTGCTGATGCAAAATAA
- a CDS encoding IS4 family transposase, giving the protein MARHLPNSGKTDSHYRRLQRFIASAVIDYDQLAILIYRLFGLSKVTLTIDRTNWKWGKSNINIFMLGVVYKGIAIPLYWDMLDKRGNTNHLERAELIERFIKQFGKDNIEMILADREFVGELWFNWLTAHHIPFAIRIKKNSKVVNHHGKLVQIKDLLRHVSHKETYRHGRILIVDGCAVRVFAKRDKDHGLVIVATNQLQTLDAMTIYAKRWEIESLFACLKGRGFNLEETHLTKMDRVSKLVAVNALAFCWAYHVGIHHDKQRPLKRKPKSNGRPQASLFALGLDLLIEGLRLVLLNNDKAVFRQLVSFLTPKPMKIGWC; this is encoded by the coding sequence ATAGCAAGGCACCTACCTAATAGTGGCAAGACGGACAGTCACTACCGCAGGCTACAGCGATTTATCGCCAGTGCTGTCATCGACTATGACCAATTAGCCATATTGATATATCGGCTATTTGGACTTAGCAAAGTCACCCTTACCATTGACCGCACCAACTGGAAATGGGGGAAAAGCAACATCAACATATTTATGCTAGGGGTGGTCTATAAGGGCATTGCCATACCACTGTACTGGGACATGCTAGACAAACGGGGTAACACAAACCACCTTGAGCGAGCCGAACTCATTGAACGCTTTATCAAGCAGTTTGGTAAAGACAATATTGAGATGATACTGGCAGACAGAGAATTTGTTGGTGAGTTATGGTTTAACTGGCTAACAGCGCATCACATACCCTTTGCCATCCGTATTAAGAAAAACAGCAAAGTTGTGAACCATCACGGCAAACTGGTACAGATTAAAGACTTATTGCGTCATGTCTCCCACAAAGAAACCTATCGACATGGACGGATATTGATAGTCGATGGCTGTGCTGTCCGAGTATTTGCCAAACGTGATAAAGACCATGGTTTAGTGATTGTAGCAACCAATCAGCTACAAACCCTTGATGCGATGACAATTTATGCCAAGCGTTGGGAGATTGAGAGTTTATTTGCTTGTCTTAAAGGTCGTGGTTTTAATCTTGAAGAGACGCATTTGACTAAGATGGATAGGGTGAGTAAGTTAGTGGCAGTCAATGCTTTAGCGTTTTGTTGGGCTTATCATGTCGGTATTCATCATGATAAGCAAAGACCATTAAAACGTAAGCCCAAGTCAAACGGTCGCCCTCAGGCCAGTTTATTTGCATTAGGCTTGGATTTGTTGATTGAGGGCTTGCGTTTGGTGTTGTTGAACAATGATAAAGCCGTATTTCGACAGTTGGTCAGTTTTTTAACCCCCAAACCCATGAAAATTGGTTGGTGCTGA
- a CDS encoding ATP-binding cassette domain-containing protein yields MIELKDASIRRDGRVLFKDVNLQIHPGWKIGLTGNNGTGKSSFFATLLNQKGEGELALDTGSLSVPNSWQIGHMAQEIESTDQSAIDFVLSGDKEYFELQDKINHPDSLSEDELAHVHTRFDDIHGYSTPAKASQIMTGLGFNVAQESQPVSSFSGGWRMRLNLAKTLMSRADLLLLDEPTNHLDLDAILWLEEWLKAYDGTLLMISHDQAFLDNVVSNILHIENQQMTLYTGNYSTFVRTRSERLAQQQQQFEKQQETRAHLEDFIRRFKAKASKAKQAQARVKQLERMTELAPIMADNPFQFRFKSPVQLTSPLLVLDNASVGYNGVALIENIRLQITPDSRIGLLGMNGAGKSTVIKGLVGELPILSGTRKAADSLVLGYFNQHQMDSLDGEASPMLMLQRLAGKTSDADLRAFLGSFDFRGERIDTQSKLFSGGERARLTLALIVWQRPNVLVLDEPTNHLDLEMRQALSMALQEFEGAVILVSHDREMIANVCDELYLVHDGQCNIFDNDIAYYSQWLSQTRKQQAKQASDNKKLEDKKLADYKTDVSRETPNVPNALSKEEQRKKSAEQRKLTAPIRKKIENEEKQLEKFMAQLGEIEEKLGDAGLYDDSRKADLLTLLDEQTALKSDIEAVEEQVMNLMMALEDIENNFN; encoded by the coding sequence ATGATAGAACTAAAAGATGCCAGTATTCGCCGTGATGGGCGGGTATTATTTAAAGATGTTAATTTGCAAATCCATCCAGGTTGGAAAATCGGGTTAACAGGCAACAATGGCACAGGTAAATCCAGTTTTTTTGCGACGCTATTGAACCAAAAAGGCGAAGGTGAATTGGCGCTCGACACAGGCAGTCTATCGGTTCCCAACAGTTGGCAAATCGGTCATATGGCGCAAGAGATTGAAAGCACTGACCAGTCGGCGATAGATTTTGTATTGAGTGGTGACAAAGAATACTTTGAGCTGCAAGATAAGATTAACCACCCGGATAGCTTGTCAGAAGATGAGCTTGCCCATGTGCACACGCGCTTTGATGATATCCATGGCTACAGTACCCCTGCAAAAGCCTCCCAAATCATGACAGGACTTGGGTTTAATGTCGCCCAAGAAAGCCAACCTGTGAGTAGTTTTTCAGGCGGCTGGCGTATGCGCCTAAACCTTGCCAAAACCTTAATGAGCCGAGCGGATTTATTGCTCCTTGATGAACCGACCAATCACTTGGATTTGGATGCCATCTTGTGGCTTGAAGAATGGCTCAAAGCCTATGACGGCACGCTACTCATGATTTCGCATGACCAAGCGTTTTTGGATAATGTGGTGAGCAATATCTTGCATATTGAAAACCAACAAATGACCCTTTATACAGGCAATTATAGCACCTTTGTGCGTACCCGTAGTGAACGCTTAGCCCAGCAGCAGCAACAGTTTGAAAAACAGCAAGAAACCCGTGCCCACCTTGAAGATTTTATCCGCCGTTTTAAAGCCAAAGCCTCCAAAGCCAAACAAGCGCAAGCCCGTGTCAAACAGCTGGAACGGATGACCGAGCTAGCGCCTATCATGGCGGATAATCCGTTTCAGTTTCGTTTCAAATCCCCTGTGCAATTAACATCGCCATTATTGGTGCTAGATAATGCCAGTGTAGGTTACAACGGTGTAGCACTCATCGAGAACATTCGCCTACAAATTACCCCTGACAGCCGCATCGGGCTGCTAGGGATGAATGGCGCAGGCAAATCAACGGTCATTAAAGGCTTGGTGGGTGAGTTGCCTATCTTGTCTGGGACGCGTAAAGCCGCAGATAGTTTGGTACTAGGGTATTTTAACCAACACCAAATGGATAGCCTTGATGGCGAAGCATCCCCCATGTTGATGCTGCAGCGTCTCGCAGGCAAAACCTCAGACGCTGATTTACGCGCGTTTTTAGGGAGTTTTGACTTTCGCGGTGAGCGCATTGATACCCAAAGCAAGTTATTCTCTGGCGGTGAGCGGGCAAGACTCACCCTTGCGCTCATCGTATGGCAGCGTCCCAATGTTTTGGTATTAGACGAGCCGACCAACCACCTAGATTTGGAGATGCGGCAAGCATTGAGTATGGCGTTGCAAGAATTTGAAGGGGCGGTCATTCTGGTGTCACATGACCGAGAAATGATAGCCAATGTTTGCGATGAGCTATATTTGGTGCATGACGGGCAATGTAACATCTTTGACAATGACATCGCTTATTATAGTCAGTGGTTATCACAGACCCGCAAACAGCAAGCCAAACAAGCGAGCGATAATAAAAAGCTCGAAGACAAAAAATTAGCGGACTATAAAACAGATGTTTCACGTGAAACACCTAACGTGCCCAATGCGTTATCCAAAGAAGAACAACGCAAAAAATCCGCTGAACAGCGTAAACTCACCGCGCCTATCCGTAAAAAAATCGAAAACGAGGAAAAGCAACTAGAAAAATTCATGGCGCAGCTGGGTGAGATTGAAGAAAAGCTGGGTGATGCAGGTCTGTATGATGATAGCCGAAAAGCGGATTTGTTAACGTTGCTCGATGAGCAGACGGCATTAAAAAGTGACATTGAAGCAGTCGAAGAGCAGGTGATGAATTTGATGATGGCGCTTGAAGATATCGAAAATAATTTTAACTAG